A genomic region of uncultured Acidilobus sp. JCHS contains the following coding sequences:
- a CDS encoding siroheme synthase, N-terminal domain, which translates to MTYLPLFIDLSGKRVVVFGGGSVGTRRALEFARAGAKVTVVADRFSQELEVAARGGALELIRAPLSPGDDVSRYLRGALLAVIATSDQALNGYLARRARELGVLVNNATEASEGDVVFPFRAEPLPGLHIAVTTLGASGVAARWARDRASKCLSSDNELRTLLEAMSAFKRELKARVPDVRRRLELYFKVESDRVFRSLVASGDVEAALRRALEVAGLSGAQGARD; encoded by the coding sequence TTGACCTACCTCCCGCTCTTCATAGACCTCAGCGGCAAGAGGGTGGTGGTCTTCGGCGGCGGCTCCGTGGGGACCAGGAGGGCCCTGGAGTTCGCCAGGGCGGGCGCCAAGGTGACGGTGGTCGCCGACAGGTTCTCCCAGGAGCTCGAGGTTGCCGCCAGGGGAGGGGCCCTGGAACTGATCAGGGCGCCGCTCTCGCCAGGGGACGACGTGAGCAGGTACCTCAGGGGCGCCCTGCTGGCGGTCATAGCGACCTCTGACCAGGCCCTTAACGGTTACCTGGCCAGGAGGGCCAGGGAGCTGGGGGTACTTGTTAACAACGCCACGGAGGCCTCGGAGGGCGACGTCGTCTTCCCGTTCAGGGCTGAGCCCCTGCCGGGCCTTCACATAGCGGTCACGACGCTAGGCGCCTCGGGCGTGGCTGCCAGGTGGGCCAGGGACAGGGCCTCGAAGTGCCTCTCCTCAGACAACGAGCTCAGGACACTCCTTGAGGCCATGAGCGCCTTCAAGAGGGAGCTCAAGGCCAGGGTGCCTGACGTCAGGAGGAGGCTGGAGCTCTATTTCAAGGTGGAGTCCGATCGGGTCTTCAGGAGCCTGGTGGCCAGCGGGGACGTCGAGGCGGCCCTAAGGAGGGCGCTAGAGGTAGCTGGCCTCTCAGGGGCTCAGGGGGCCAGGGACTGA
- a CDS encoding RecA-superfamily ATPases implicated in signal transduction, which yields MGQTSLVRLGVTGLDEALGGGVPRGSIILLAGYPGAGKTTLATQFACEGVRNGERALYVSFVEPKEDFYRNSANFGINLAEAESKGLFKYYEALNVSTPEALSDLIEDILTQVDTMGASRAVVDSVSAVEQLAGGAARVREVLHSAFYVGLKKRGVTSILVAELPFGGEVVGLGPEEFIADGVIIMKYRYVKGKMERYAEIKKMRGSFVSMSYLPYTITQRGVVFPPALEHSSLPSGVRPHRSFRFLGLDVAEGSGTLIAYDPTLDPLWLSVGLLVAPAARAGLKVRYGSYIHGLASIKHALETCLGPAELGRVLVEAFDASTLTTADAELQAYEGDRSFSPDIVVVEGINMLAEFIDRPDYTGVVYRTLVRRAASNITTFHLYAVPRQEVWEVPLSRYYDYVLYAYPTEDGIGVDVLRAWGQPGPSKRPLTSLRVRYEELPCGGELGLRPEGSQNAGGR from the coding sequence GTGGGCCAGACCTCCCTGGTCAGACTTGGCGTCACAGGCCTTGACGAGGCGCTAGGGGGAGGGGTGCCCAGGGGGTCAATCATACTGCTGGCCGGCTACCCCGGGGCCGGCAAGACGACGCTCGCGACCCAGTTCGCCTGTGAGGGCGTGAGGAACGGCGAGAGGGCCCTGTATGTGAGCTTCGTCGAGCCCAAGGAGGACTTCTACAGGAACTCGGCAAACTTCGGCATCAACCTGGCGGAGGCCGAGTCTAAGGGGCTCTTCAAGTACTATGAGGCGCTCAACGTGAGCACCCCCGAGGCGCTCTCAGACCTAATAGAGGACATACTCACTCAGGTCGACACCATGGGCGCCTCAAGGGCTGTGGTTGACAGCGTCTCGGCCGTCGAGCAGCTCGCTGGGGGCGCCGCCAGGGTTAGGGAGGTGCTGCACAGCGCCTTCTACGTGGGCCTGAAGAAGAGGGGGGTCACGTCAATACTAGTGGCTGAGCTCCCCTTCGGGGGTGAGGTGGTGGGCCTAGGCCCTGAGGAGTTCATAGCTGACGGCGTCATAATAATGAAGTACCGTTACGTCAAGGGCAAGATGGAGAGGTACGCCGAGATAAAGAAGATGAGGGGCTCCTTCGTATCGATGTCCTACCTGCCTTACACAATAACCCAGAGAGGGGTCGTCTTCCCGCCGGCCCTCGAGCACTCTTCGCTTCCTAGCGGGGTGAGGCCCCACAGGTCCTTCAGGTTCCTGGGGCTTGACGTAGCTGAAGGCTCAGGTACCCTCATAGCTTATGACCCGACCCTTGACCCCCTCTGGCTGTCCGTAGGCCTCCTGGTGGCCCCAGCGGCCAGGGCTGGCCTTAAGGTAAGGTACGGCTCATACATACATGGCCTTGCCTCAATTAAGCACGCCCTTGAGACGTGCCTGGGTCCAGCGGAGCTGGGCAGGGTCCTTGTTGAGGCCTTTGACGCGAGCACGCTCACGACCGCGGACGCTGAGCTTCAGGCCTACGAGGGTGACAGAAGCTTTAGCCCCGACATAGTTGTTGTTGAAGGTATCAACATGCTGGCCGAGTTCATTGATAGGCCCGACTACACAGGGGTCGTCTACAGGACCCTCGTCAGGAGGGCTGCCAGTAACATAACGACGTTCCACCTCTACGCGGTGCCCAGGCAGGAGGTCTGGGAAGTTCCCCTCTCCAGGTACTACGACTACGTCCTCTACGCCTACCCCACAGAGGACGGCATAGGGGTTGACGTGCTGAGGGCCTGGGGCCAGCCAGGCCCCAGCAAGAGGCCCTTGACGAGCTTAAGGGTCAGGTACGAGGAGCTGCCCTGCGGAGGCGAGCTCGGCCTAAGGCCTGAGGGGTCGCAGAACGCGGGCGGCCGTTAA
- a CDS encoding N-Dimethylarginine dimethylaminohydrolase: MGALKEVVMHVPGREVLLVNENNYRQYLFRSPMSVEKAREEVEELIGLYRSEGVRVHLVEGLEDKPNAMYARDPFLMTPRGAVISRFMYEVRRGEERAYREIIEKLGYPVLKSMREPEVFEGGNAMVLSPSIALAGVGERTNRAGLEALKAALREAGVEQVIEVQTPMSSIHIDEYVAQVDVRTIVTVRQVFPWEAAEALRRAGFNVLTVEYSQLPGGIGGRLCLNMVALRPRRVVMGTGCEVVKKLLEGEGVDVIEVDIDEVLKGGGGVHCLTGVLSREPIKEG; encoded by the coding sequence GTGGGAGCCCTTAAGGAGGTCGTGATGCACGTCCCGGGCAGGGAGGTCCTCCTGGTTAATGAGAACAACTACAGGCAGTACCTCTTCAGGTCGCCTATGAGCGTTGAGAAGGCTAGGGAGGAGGTCGAGGAGCTCATAGGCCTCTACAGGTCCGAGGGGGTCAGGGTCCACCTGGTCGAGGGCCTTGAGGACAAGCCCAACGCAATGTACGCCAGGGACCCCTTCCTGATGACGCCAAGGGGGGCAGTAATATCGAGGTTCATGTACGAGGTGAGGAGGGGCGAGGAGAGGGCCTACAGGGAGATCATAGAGAAGCTCGGCTACCCCGTCCTTAAGTCCATGAGGGAGCCCGAGGTGTTCGAGGGGGGCAACGCTATGGTGCTGTCGCCCTCCATAGCCCTAGCCGGGGTCGGCGAGAGGACCAACAGGGCAGGGCTTGAGGCCCTCAAGGCAGCCCTCAGGGAGGCAGGCGTTGAGCAGGTGATAGAGGTCCAGACCCCCATGAGCTCCATCCACATAGATGAGTACGTGGCCCAGGTCGACGTAAGGACCATTGTAACCGTGAGGCAGGTCTTCCCCTGGGAGGCCGCCGAGGCCCTGAGGAGGGCGGGCTTCAACGTCCTGACCGTTGAGTACTCCCAGCTCCCCGGCGGCATAGGGGGCAGGCTCTGCCTCAACATGGTGGCCCTGAGGCCCCGCAGGGTTGTCATGGGGACCGGCTGCGAGGTCGTAAAGAAGCTCCTGGAAGGCGAGGGAGTTGACGTTATAGAGGTTGACATTGATGAGGTGCTGAAGGGAGGGGGTGGGGTCCACTGCCTCACCGGCGTGCTGAGCCGTGAGCCCATTAAGGAGGGCTGA
- a CDS encoding Delta-aminolevulinic acid dehydratase: MKAMAGFPRIRPRRLRSSWALRSLVAEVDLTPSKLMMPLFVDENLSKPAPTPGLEGYTTYPPASRELVNAVSSAMEVGVRAFLLFGVPSSKDEVGSRAFAEDGPVQRALRTIRDEVGWEPVLMTDLCICEYTSHGHCGLPAQSRRGVIIDNDSTLKVYQRIAVSQAQAGADFVAPSGMMDGQVRAIREALDDAGFTDVGIMAYSVKFASSLYGPFRQAVDSAPRFGDRRSYQMDPRNAREALKEVRLDLEEGADIVMVKPALMYLDVIRLVKERYPDVPLAAYDVSGEYAMVKAAARAGLIDETTAMMELLYSIRRAGADMIITYFAYDAARLLSSGRPPF, from the coding sequence GTGAAGGCTATGGCGGGGTTCCCGAGGATAAGGCCTAGGAGGCTCAGGTCGTCCTGGGCCCTGAGGTCCCTTGTAGCCGAGGTCGACCTGACGCCCTCGAAGCTCATGATGCCCCTCTTCGTTGACGAGAACCTCTCCAAGCCAGCGCCGACCCCAGGCCTTGAGGGCTACACTACCTATCCTCCCGCCTCACGTGAGCTCGTTAACGCCGTGTCTTCAGCCATGGAGGTCGGGGTCAGGGCCTTCCTGCTCTTCGGCGTCCCCTCCTCAAAGGACGAGGTGGGCTCAAGGGCCTTCGCTGAGGACGGGCCCGTACAGAGGGCGCTGAGGACCATAAGGGACGAGGTGGGCTGGGAGCCGGTCCTCATGACGGACCTCTGTATATGCGAGTACACGTCCCACGGCCACTGCGGCCTGCCGGCCCAGTCGAGGAGAGGGGTCATAATAGACAACGACTCTACCCTGAAGGTCTACCAGAGGATAGCCGTCTCCCAGGCCCAGGCCGGGGCGGACTTCGTGGCGCCCTCTGGCATGATGGACGGCCAGGTGAGGGCCATAAGGGAGGCCCTGGACGACGCCGGCTTCACAGACGTCGGCATAATGGCCTACTCCGTCAAGTTCGCGAGCTCCCTCTACGGCCCCTTCAGGCAGGCCGTCGACTCGGCCCCCCGCTTCGGCGACAGGAGGAGCTACCAGATGGACCCCAGGAACGCCAGGGAGGCGCTGAAGGAGGTGAGGCTTGACCTGGAGGAGGGGGCCGACATAGTGATGGTCAAGCCGGCCCTGATGTACCTTGACGTCATAAGGCTCGTCAAGGAGCGCTACCCCGACGTCCCCTTGGCCGCGTATGATGTGAGCGGCGAGTACGCCATGGTCAAGGCGGCCGCCAGGGCAGGCCTTATAGATGAGACCACTGCCATGATGGAGCTCCTCTACTCCATAAGGAGGGCGGGGGCCGACATGATAATAACCTACTTCGCCTACGACGCTGCTAGGCTCCTGTCAAGCGGGAGGCCCCCGTTCTAG
- a CDS encoding Glutamyl-tRNA reductase — MYSEPEDLGLQSLLAYGVTFRDSCFAELLPVAEGIKRRAYELLAPLSRGVVVLSTCNRFEVYLDSPAPGRSEEVIRSLLKAPWRLEGEEAARHLLRVAAGLESQIVGEDEVLGQVRDAWLETRRAGLTSELLDAVFHSAISAGARARRETRISKGVLGYPQAAVELGTRALGDLDGRRVLVVGAGMAARAMLRHLCTKWRPASVIVADRNPARASEAASECPGAKAISLAEVNAIDSVDLALVAIKGGPRPELTNLRSRCKVLVDISTPPASTLPDYTAREVEAFVEESARARLEEVPKVEALLEEELDRLKAFLKRKSVDRYLSQIMRVVGLIVEEEARVTAKRIAGGEDPHEAVLTALNSTVKRAFFPVLSYIREDPDSRGHLARELARRYESMLSLRGEGYGGVPEDKA; from the coding sequence TTGTATTCAGAGCCAGAGGACCTTGGCCTGCAGTCGCTCTTAGCCTACGGCGTGACGTTCAGGGACTCCTGCTTCGCAGAACTGCTCCCGGTGGCTGAGGGCATCAAGAGGAGGGCCTACGAGCTCTTGGCCCCGCTCTCAAGGGGCGTCGTGGTGCTCTCGACGTGCAACAGGTTCGAGGTGTACCTGGACTCCCCGGCCCCAGGGAGGTCAGAGGAGGTAATCAGGTCGCTGCTTAAGGCGCCCTGGCGCCTTGAGGGCGAGGAGGCCGCCAGGCACCTGCTGAGGGTAGCCGCTGGGCTTGAGTCCCAGATCGTAGGCGAGGACGAGGTGCTGGGGCAGGTCAGGGACGCCTGGCTTGAGACCAGGAGGGCCGGGCTCACGAGCGAGCTCCTCGACGCTGTCTTCCACTCGGCCATAAGCGCCGGGGCCAGGGCCAGGAGAGAGACGAGGATATCAAAGGGGGTCCTGGGCTACCCCCAGGCCGCCGTTGAGCTGGGGACCAGGGCCCTCGGTGACCTGGACGGGAGGAGGGTCCTAGTCGTGGGGGCCGGCATGGCGGCCAGGGCAATGCTAAGGCACCTCTGCACTAAGTGGAGGCCTGCCTCCGTCATAGTCGCTGACAGGAACCCTGCGAGGGCGTCCGAGGCGGCCAGCGAGTGCCCTGGGGCTAAGGCCATCAGCCTGGCCGAAGTTAACGCCATTGACAGCGTTGACCTGGCCCTGGTAGCTATCAAGGGCGGCCCAAGGCCTGAGCTGACGAACCTCAGGTCAAGGTGCAAGGTATTGGTAGACATATCGACTCCCCCCGCCTCGACGTTACCTGACTACACAGCTCGCGAGGTTGAGGCCTTCGTCGAGGAGAGCGCTAGGGCGAGACTTGAGGAGGTCCCGAAGGTCGAAGCCCTGCTGGAGGAAGAGCTTGACAGGCTTAAGGCCTTCCTTAAGAGGAAGTCCGTTGACAGGTACCTGTCCCAGATAATGAGGGTAGTTGGCCTCATAGTTGAGGAGGAGGCCAGGGTCACGGCTAAGCGCATAGCAGGGGGCGAGGACCCCCACGAGGCTGTCCTGACGGCCCTCAACAGCACCGTCAAGAGGGCCTTCTTCCCCGTGCTCTCATATATACGCGAGGACCCTGACTCGAGGGGACACCTGGCGAGGGAGCTGGCCAGGAGGTATGAGTCCATGCTGTCCCTCAGGGGTGAAGGCTATGGCGGGGTTCCCGAGGATAAGGCCTAG
- a CDS encoding Lysyl-tRNA synthetase (class II), which yields MSVQWNQERLRLLEELRQMGVNPYPHKFNMTHTIADLRRIAAQRQDKPHEPFLTDVATAGRVANIRRHGKASFVDVFDEGERLQLYLRVNELGDRYEEFLHFVGRGDIIGVRGDLFYTMKGELSLLVKDYKLLSKALIEPPDWTKMTPEFRYAHRYVDFLYNREARRIMEVRFNAIREIRQYLYSRGFVEVETPVLQPVYGGALARPFISHVNALDEDWYLRISLELYLKRFIVGGFNKVFEIGKVFRNEDIDVTHNPEFTMLELYWAYADYNDVMELTEDMLRTVAQRVLGTTRLTYPMPDGGRAEIDLGQRFRRVTMAEALSEAMGRDVERVSDDELKKELDRLGLVPRGGVYSRGLMIEKLFDKLVSPRLIQPTFVTDYPIETTPLCKPHRSKPGLVERFELYIAGMELANAYTELNDPVLQDQLFRQEQEMRKRGDLEAHPYDVDFVRALSYGMPPTGGLGIGVDRLVMLLAGVNSIKEVLPFPMVSAKLVQGA from the coding sequence TTGAGCGTCCAGTGGAACCAGGAGAGGCTCAGGCTGCTTGAGGAGCTCAGACAGATGGGCGTCAACCCCTACCCCCATAAGTTCAACATGACCCACACGATAGCTGACCTCAGGAGGATAGCGGCCCAGAGGCAGGACAAGCCGCACGAGCCCTTCCTCACAGACGTCGCCACGGCCGGCAGGGTGGCCAACATAAGGAGGCACGGAAAGGCCTCATTCGTTGACGTATTTGACGAGGGCGAGAGGCTTCAGCTCTACCTGAGGGTCAACGAGCTGGGCGACAGGTACGAGGAGTTCCTTCACTTCGTGGGCAGGGGCGACATCATAGGCGTCAGGGGCGACCTGTTTTACACCATGAAGGGGGAGCTGAGCCTGCTCGTAAAGGACTACAAGCTGCTCAGCAAGGCCCTCATAGAGCCGCCCGACTGGACGAAGATGACCCCCGAGTTCAGGTACGCCCACAGGTACGTGGACTTCCTCTATAACAGGGAGGCGAGGAGGATCATGGAGGTGAGGTTCAACGCCATCAGGGAGATAAGGCAGTACCTGTACTCAAGGGGCTTCGTTGAGGTCGAGACCCCCGTCCTTCAGCCCGTCTACGGGGGCGCCCTCGCCAGGCCGTTCATCTCTCACGTGAACGCCCTTGACGAGGACTGGTACCTGAGGATATCGCTTGAGCTCTACCTCAAGAGGTTCATAGTCGGGGGCTTCAACAAGGTGTTCGAGATAGGCAAGGTGTTCAGGAACGAGGACATAGACGTCACGCACAACCCCGAGTTCACCATGCTTGAGCTCTACTGGGCCTACGCCGACTACAACGACGTAATGGAGCTGACCGAGGACATGCTGAGGACGGTGGCCCAGAGGGTCCTCGGGACGACGAGGCTGACCTACCCCATGCCTGACGGCGGCAGGGCCGAGATAGACCTGGGTCAGAGGTTCAGGAGGGTCACCATGGCTGAGGCCCTCTCGGAGGCCATGGGGAGGGACGTTGAGAGGGTCAGCGACGACGAGCTGAAGAAGGAGCTCGACAGGCTTGGCCTCGTGCCGAGGGGAGGCGTTTACTCAAGGGGGCTGATGATAGAGAAGCTCTTCGACAAGCTCGTGTCGCCAAGGCTTATACAGCCCACGTTCGTGACGGACTACCCCATAGAGACGACGCCGCTCTGCAAGCCCCATAGGTCTAAGCCTGGCCTCGTGGAGAGGTTCGAGCTTTACATAGCAGGCATGGAGCTGGCCAACGCCTACACGGAGCTGAATGACCCCGTGCTTCAGGACCAGCTGTTCAGGCAGGAGCAGGAGATGAGGAAGAGGGGCGACCTGGAGGCGCACCCCTATGACGTGGACTTCGTCAGGGCCCTCAGCTACGGGATGCCGCCTACCGGAGGGCTCGGCATAGGCGTAGACAGGCTCGTGATGCTCCTGGCAGGAGTTAACAGCATAAAGGAGGTCCTGCCCTTCCCCATGGTCAGCGCTAAGCTGGTCCAGGGCGCCTGA
- a CDS encoding Arginase/agmatinase/formimionoglutamate hydrolase, arginase family — protein MLTRRARLLKDPGDVRVTELKPVIPLVGVPWDWSTAGRPGARFAPSAIRSELLSLTPLSEDLGCLRVGFDDLGDVDVAGGDAALTGSRAVEAARKAMEAARERGVPAVFLGGDHSITAWTARPFVEAGAAVVVLDSHYDLRRPSEGVTSGAWLRELVESSGARAFVVGVSDYVNPPYARQRAKELGVEAISRWQVAEGPDQVAERLREALRGSEVYLSIDLDHLAQYFAPGVNSPSPLGMSPQESLAVIEAVASSAKVVGVDVVEVVPQLDPSGLTVRLAAALLLRAVHMAIARRTAK, from the coding sequence TTGCTGACAAGAAGAGCTAGGCTCCTCAAGGACCCTGGCGACGTCAGGGTCACCGAGCTGAAGCCCGTGATACCCCTGGTCGGCGTCCCATGGGACTGGTCAACGGCAGGCAGGCCTGGGGCCAGGTTCGCGCCGTCCGCTATAAGGTCAGAGCTGCTGTCGCTCACGCCGCTCTCCGAGGACCTAGGGTGCCTCAGGGTGGGCTTCGACGACCTCGGCGACGTTGACGTTGCCGGAGGGGACGCGGCGCTCACAGGCTCAAGGGCCGTTGAGGCGGCCAGGAAGGCCATGGAGGCCGCCAGGGAGAGGGGGGTGCCAGCCGTCTTCCTGGGAGGCGACCACTCGATAACGGCCTGGACCGCCAGGCCCTTCGTTGAGGCTGGGGCCGCTGTCGTCGTCCTTGACTCGCACTACGACCTGAGGAGGCCAAGCGAGGGAGTTACGAGCGGCGCTTGGCTGAGGGAGCTCGTCGAGTCAAGCGGGGCGAGGGCCTTCGTCGTTGGGGTCTCCGACTACGTGAACCCTCCCTACGCCAGGCAGAGGGCCAAGGAGCTCGGCGTCGAGGCCATATCGAGGTGGCAGGTGGCCGAGGGCCCGGACCAGGTCGCTGAGCGCCTAAGGGAGGCGCTCAGGGGCTCCGAGGTCTACCTCAGCATAGACCTCGATCACCTGGCCCAGTACTTCGCGCCTGGCGTCAACAGCCCCAGCCCTCTCGGCATGAGCCCCCAGGAGAGCCTCGCGGTCATAGAGGCCGTGGCCTCCTCCGCTAAGGTCGTGGGGGTTGACGTAGTTGAGGTGGTGCCCCAGCTGGACCCCTCAGGGCTCACTGTCAGGCTAGCGGCGGCCCTGCTGCTGAGGGCCGTCCACATGGCGATAGCGAGGCGGACGGCTAAGTGA
- a CDS encoding urocanate hydratase codes for MSVPSKYRGQPIEELISSGYYDPETRTVHAITGPELHVRSRDWQIEGILRMLFHVLDPMVAKDPKNLIVYGGTGKAARSWEDFEAIVNTLLTMDSDDTMAVQSGQPVAVFKTDLRAPRVVMSNAMLVPKWADWSYFRQLEAKGLISFHQMTAGCWAYIGTQGILQGTYETIGAAAERFYGTMEGRLYVSAGLGNMGGAQPLAVKMLGGVALVADVDKRMIERMIETGYLDTWTDDIDRAIDMALQAKRSRTPTSIGVLANAVDLLERLVKEDVVPDVLSDQTPAHDPLSYVPQGLSVEEAERLRAQDPDRYIKMAMQSMKKHVQLMLELQARGAVTFEYGNNLRKQAYDAGLAEAFKIPGQMEFMRPLFEEGRGPFRWTSLVGDPKDIYKLDEVLLQLFSRNERLARWIRAAHEYVKFQGLPARVVYLGYGERALFGKVVSQMVRRGELSGPIWFGRDHLDSGSVASPFRETENMLDGSDAVGDWPILNYALNTAVGATWTCFHHGGGVGIGYAIHAGFGMVVDGTELAEQKALRVFTVDPGMGVARHAHAGYPKSIRVARERGVRIPIMDRLEEKSRRVIEEARKEGRLTDFTYQRLKRDLEEYEARKGNYRAPFNA; via the coding sequence TTGTCCGTTCCGTCTAAGTACAGGGGCCAGCCCATTGAGGAGCTTATCTCCTCCGGCTATTACGACCCTGAGACCCGCACGGTACACGCAATAACCGGTCCTGAGCTTCACGTGAGGAGCAGGGACTGGCAAATCGAGGGCATCCTGAGGATGCTCTTCCACGTTCTCGACCCCATGGTGGCCAAGGACCCCAAGAACCTCATAGTTTACGGCGGCACGGGCAAGGCGGCCAGGTCGTGGGAGGACTTCGAGGCCATAGTTAACACCCTCCTGACGATGGACAGCGACGACACCATGGCCGTCCAGAGCGGCCAGCCCGTGGCAGTCTTCAAGACCGACCTGAGGGCCCCAAGGGTCGTCATGAGTAACGCCATGCTTGTGCCCAAGTGGGCCGACTGGAGCTACTTCAGGCAGCTCGAGGCCAAGGGCCTCATAAGCTTCCACCAGATGACGGCGGGCTGCTGGGCCTACATAGGGACCCAGGGAATACTTCAGGGAACATATGAGACCATAGGGGCGGCGGCCGAGAGGTTCTACGGCACCATGGAGGGGAGGCTCTACGTCAGCGCCGGCCTGGGCAACATGGGAGGGGCCCAGCCCCTGGCCGTCAAGATGTTAGGAGGCGTGGCGCTGGTGGCCGACGTTGATAAGAGGATGATAGAGAGGATGATAGAGACGGGCTACCTCGACACATGGACCGATGACATAGACAGGGCCATAGACATGGCCCTCCAGGCGAAGAGGTCGAGGACCCCCACGAGCATAGGTGTCCTGGCCAACGCCGTTGACCTCCTTGAGAGGCTGGTCAAGGAGGACGTGGTGCCCGACGTGCTGAGCGACCAGACCCCGGCTCACGACCCCCTGTCCTACGTGCCCCAGGGCCTGAGCGTAGAGGAGGCGGAGAGGCTGAGGGCCCAGGACCCGGACAGGTACATCAAGATGGCCATGCAGAGCATGAAGAAACACGTCCAGCTTATGCTGGAGCTCCAGGCCAGAGGCGCCGTGACCTTCGAGTACGGCAACAACCTGAGGAAGCAGGCCTACGACGCGGGCCTCGCGGAGGCCTTCAAGATACCTGGGCAGATGGAGTTCATGAGGCCGCTCTTCGAGGAGGGCAGGGGGCCGTTCAGGTGGACGAGCCTCGTGGGCGATCCCAAGGACATATACAAGCTCGACGAGGTCCTCCTCCAGCTCTTCAGCAGGAACGAGAGGCTGGCCAGGTGGATAAGGGCGGCCCACGAGTACGTCAAGTTCCAGGGCCTCCCGGCCAGGGTCGTCTACCTAGGCTACGGCGAGAGGGCCTTGTTCGGAAAGGTGGTGAGCCAGATGGTCAGGAGGGGCGAGCTCTCAGGGCCCATATGGTTCGGCAGGGACCACCTGGACAGCGGCTCCGTGGCCTCGCCCTTCAGGGAGACCGAGAACATGCTTGACGGCAGCGACGCGGTCGGGGACTGGCCAATACTCAACTACGCCCTGAACACGGCCGTGGGCGCCACCTGGACCTGCTTCCACCACGGCGGAGGGGTAGGCATAGGTTACGCCATACACGCCGGCTTCGGCATGGTGGTCGACGGCACTGAGCTGGCGGAGCAGAAGGCCCTCAGGGTCTTCACTGTAGACCCTGGGATGGGCGTGGCCAGGCACGCTCACGCGGGGTACCCGAAGTCCATCAGGGTCGCCAGGGAGAGGGGCGTCAGGATACCGATAATGGACAGGCTGGAGGAGAAGAGCAGGCGGGTGATAGAGGAGGCCAGGAAAGAGGGGAGGCTGACCGACTTCACCTACCAGAGGCTGAAGAGGGACCTGGAGGAGTACGAGGCGAGGAAGGGCAACTACAGGGCGCCCTTCAACGCCTAA